The following coding sequences lie in one Victivallis lenta genomic window:
- the glmM gene encoding phosphoglucosamine mutase — MKKKLFGTDGIRGEANRYPITADVALQVGQAVARVLGTARSRRGRAVLGKDTRISGYMLEHAITSGLLSMGMDVLEVGPMPTPAVAHLTRSMGADCGIMITASHNPAGDNGIKIFAADGFKLPDEVELAIEAAITAGGDGVTVDRIGKAYRLDDARGRYIEFAKGSIGNHALRGLRVVVDCANGAAYSIAPLILRELGAEVIESGVAPDGLNINENCGAMHPANIGRLVREHHADAGIALDGDADRVIFCDADGCEVNGDRIIGMVALDFKNRGRLAGDTVVVTGMSNLGLHRAMKQHGIRIEVTDVGDRYVIERMREGGFNVGGEQSGHIIFMDYATTGDGLISALHVLQLMVRTGKTLAELAAFMDVFPQEIRSLPVARKIPLAQLEALPAAIEACHAELGESGRTIVRYSGTENKIRILVEAEEQLRVNHWIDTLCTTASRELNG, encoded by the coding sequence ATGAAAAAGAAACTGTTTGGTACCGACGGAATTCGAGGGGAAGCGAACCGTTATCCGATCACCGCCGATGTGGCGTTGCAGGTCGGTCAGGCGGTTGCCCGCGTTCTCGGAACAGCCCGTTCTAGGCGTGGCAGAGCCGTACTTGGCAAAGATACCCGGATTTCGGGTTATATGCTTGAACACGCTATTACGAGCGGACTGCTTAGTATGGGAATGGATGTGCTTGAGGTCGGGCCGATGCCGACACCGGCGGTCGCTCATCTGACACGATCGATGGGTGCCGACTGCGGCATCATGATTACCGCGAGTCACAATCCCGCCGGCGATAACGGGATCAAGATTTTTGCCGCCGACGGCTTCAAACTGCCGGACGAGGTGGAGCTTGCAATCGAAGCGGCCATAACTGCCGGGGGAGATGGAGTCACGGTCGACCGGATCGGCAAAGCGTATCGCCTGGACGATGCCCGCGGTCGTTATATTGAGTTTGCAAAAGGCTCCATCGGCAACCATGCGCTTCGCGGGCTTCGGGTGGTGGTCGACTGCGCCAACGGCGCCGCTTATTCGATTGCTCCGCTGATCCTGCGTGAACTCGGAGCGGAGGTTATTGAAAGCGGTGTTGCTCCCGACGGACTCAACATCAATGAAAATTGCGGAGCGATGCATCCGGCGAATATCGGCCGTCTGGTTCGGGAACATCACGCCGATGCCGGTATCGCCCTCGACGGCGATGCCGACCGCGTCATCTTTTGCGATGCCGACGGCTGCGAAGTCAACGGCGACCGCATTATTGGCATGGTTGCGCTGGATTTCAAAAACAGAGGTCGGCTTGCCGGTGATACGGTCGTCGTTACCGGTATGAGCAATCTGGGATTGCATCGTGCGATGAAGCAGCATGGAATCCGGATCGAAGTTACCGATGTCGGTGATCGTTATGTCATCGAACGTATGCGTGAAGGAGGCTTCAACGTCGGCGGCGAACAGTCCGGACACATCATCTTCATGGATTATGCCACCACCGGCGACGGGCTCATTTCCGCGCTGCATGTGCTGCAATTGATGGTTCGGACCGGCAAAACTCTTGCGGAACTTGCAGCCTTTATGGATGTTTTTCCGCAGGAAATTCGTTCGCTTCCGGTGGCGCGCAAAATCCCGTTGGCACAGCTTGAGGCACTGCCGGCCGCCATTGAGGCATGCCATGCCGAGCTTGGAGAGTCCGGCCGCACGATTGT